Genomic DNA from Macadamia integrifolia cultivar HAES 741 chromosome 6, SCU_Mint_v3, whole genome shotgun sequence:
ACTTCCATAAGTGGAGCATAAGTTTGGTTCATTGTCTAGTTTTGCAAACAGAATATCTCATCAACTGATGTTAACGGCATTTAAGTATGAGCCAACTGATCTTGTGATCAAATGATGGAGTAGACAGACTTGTGGCTGGTAccattttctcataaaaaattgTTACTTGCAATCTGCTTGTTTCTCTAATGCAAGAAATGATTACTAATAATTGGATAGGCTTCCTAAATCCTAATTAGCAACAGCTAACTTCTGAGGTGCTTCTACCTTGAACTGCATTTTTATGCTTACAGATTGCTTTACATTAATTTCTTCAAAAGTttctttcataaaataaaatgaagttcATGAATCTTTCCTTTATGGTCAGTCAAGTGACAGCCATGTTTCTCTCAGTTCCAGTATTcctctagaaaaaaaaatttgcttaaAGATTCAGATAAGTTAAGACTATAAGGGCAGACATGTCAACTGTGGCTTAAATCAAGCAATTAGTTGcctaaaattgaaatttcttacACAATTTTTAAATGGAGTATTTAGAGAGATTATTTCACGTGCTAGAATTAAACTAGTTAACTGAAAATATACCTATAGCTCAAGTTTCATAAAATTAGTACAATTGTGTTAGCTTTGTCGATGTGTTACAAATTTCCGAATGAGTTTATTGAACGTTAATTATGAAGTACTTGTATCTACTAGTTTTTTGATGGACTGCTTTTTTAGGCAGtttgtctttgtttttctttatttgtttcttgctcAGTATTTGGTTTAGAATTAATTGGCTTCCTCGTTCAATGTGGATCAGTCTTCTGCATGACCAAACATTTAAACGGAGCAATTGGTTCTTCTACATGACCATACGTTTAAAAAGTGCAATTGGTTGCTCAAAGTTGCAATTTAGGTATATATTTATGATGGAATATTTAGAGATATTTAATGTCAGGCTGAATATAAACCCAGTTATGAACCAAAACTCCAACTCAAATACAGACAATAATAAATTAAACCACAAGACCAGAATCAGCCAAGCAAGTCTGCTGGCTTGAACAGTAGGTCTGGAACAGTCAAGCAACACTCTTAAATAGTCAGCCAAGAAAGTCTACTGGCTTGAACAGTAGGTCTGGAACAGTCAAACAACACTCTTAACTAGTATTACCAATAACTTAACACTATCCTTAGGCTTCACTGATATtaagaaccaaatcaaaacaGCAGATTGAATTAAGAATATAACCACAGTAACTGAGTTCTAGAAAAATTAGGGCAAAAGTGGAGAATATCTAGTACTCAAAAATCATGCCAAGAAACTGGCCCAAAATCTGGTTGAGTGTTCCTTGTAGGACCCTTGAATAACCCTCAAAAGTTGAATTGAAAAAGGACAAATTTTTTTGGCTCTGTAATTGTTCTAGAATAGTTTACTTCATATACCTcatttaatttggtttagttttcaTTTTGCATGTGCAGGCGGCAAATATTGAAGTTGAACCCCCTGGGTTACATGACAGCCAGTACCAGTTGACAAAGCATGAATATCCAGGCCTTGGACATGGAAAATATAGTGGTATGCTTTAAGAAACTgatccctttttcttcttaacTTTTAAGAACCTTATAATGTGTTACAATATTTTACGATGACAAGACTTAATCAGGTTTTGGCAACCTTgtccaaaatcccaaaccatatAATTATGTCTTGTCCTAATCAAAACCAGGCTGGACTGGGTTTGACAATTCATAAATACACACACAATTGGTCCAGGATTGACAATTGTTAAATCCATATCCAGTATATTTAGTTAGCCTATAAGTTGAGCATTACCTGAGTTGGTATGAGTTATAAGTTATGATAAATAGTTCTTGGAGTTAGAATGTTAAAAAAGTTGCTAATGGCATATTGGCATTAGTGTAGTTCTATTATAGTTGTATTTCTGGTGTCCTCTAGACTCAAACATGATGGTTTTATAGTATCAATTGATCATACTTGCTTTGACATGAAACGAACTGTTTGTCCAAAACTCCGCATTGTTCTTGCTTGGTGTTGACAAAGTCATTGACCTCAACTTGTTGCGTGACCTTAACCGGGATTTGTATGTAACTCTTTGTGTTTGCCACTTACTCTTCTTTATTTTGTAcgcttttcttttttgaagtgTCGTTTGGTTTTTAAATTTATTCTCTTGTTATGTTATGCTCTCTCCCCCNNNNNNNNNNNNNNNNNNNNccccccccctctttccttattttttcaGTAGGCAATAGCTTCATTGTATCTCCGTCTGACAGAAGCTTACAGATAGAAGGGTTTTCCACTTACATTCTCATcttgaaaagggaaaagaacagaacaaaATGCAAACCAGAAGGTCTTCGGTCAATTCTAGAactcaaaccttaaaccatgcGATAGGCAGAGCTTGAGCATATAATCTTGTTAACGCATTTGATTTGGTATATTTAATGCCATTTAGCTTCACTGTGAGACCTAGAAGTTTTCATGTGAACTGTTATGGTAATTTGGTTCGACCAGAACTCTGTTCTTAACATCTAAGTGTTTGCTATTGACACTTTTCCTTTGAACCAGTTAACAttctttttttaagaatttACAGGAGTGCTGTACAAGGGTATAAATTTATAATTGTATATTGCAAGGTCACCTTTTCCATTGACTTCCATATTACAAGCTTAGGATAAATGTGGTACTAAATAAGTGGCTCTTGTCTTATTTGTTAGATGTTTCATTTGAGGAAGGTCTCTCTTGattgattatttttattaattccaATGAAATTGAAACTCTTTCAGTCGAATTGGTCTATATTTGCTGCCAACTGTTGCTCGTGGCTGACATCTTGAAATACTTCATTTTATGTCTGAAGTAAAAGATCATTTAAGttgtgttctttttcttttttctaatttatttttgggGCATTCAGAGTGGAGTACAACTGAATCGTCGGATGATATTGAAAAGCAAGAGCTTGAGGAAGTGTCAGATGAAGATGAGCGTATCTTCTTTGACACGAAAGATTCTTTCAGCGTATCTAGTCAACATATATCAGGAGTGGTGGACCATGTGGACAAGTGTCTAAATCACTTAGATGACGTGGATATGATGCATGCTGAAACAGAATTTAGTAACTGCAGTTATCCTCACATTGAAAGGAGAAAGGAACTCCCTGATCCTGTTGAGCAAGAGAAGGGCGTTAGCCTTTGGTCAATGATAAAAGACAATGTTGGAAAGGACCTTACTCGAGTTTGTCTTCCTGTTTACTTCAATGAACCGATTTCATCCTTACAGAAATGCTGTGAGGACTTGGAGTATTCTTACCTACTGGATCAAGCATATGAATGTGGAAAAAAGGTACGTATTGTATGCAGTCCTGAATGTAGTATGCAACTTCTTTGGTGTATTATATATGTTATTTGAGAGGATTAATGTATACTGGCTGCTTAAATCTGATGAGGACCATTAACTTTGGACCATACATGATAAATTTAAACAAAGTGAGAAACTTATCCTACCTACAGTCTACTCCCTCACAAACCTTGACTGAAACCTGACCTGATCCATTAGACCCCTTTAAATTTAATCCCTTAGCATTCCTAGTGCTTCCCATCTCAATTTGATTAAAGTTACTTTCGGTGCCATCTGTTTCAATATATGCTTCTCTGGAAGTCGCGATGTGCCATAACCAGATTGGTCTAAGTAAGTTATTTCCTTATTGGACTACTTTAGGTTATTTTGCCATATCTCTTTCCAAGTGAGTTTAATTTTCTGGCTTTCTTTTCGAactttgtaatttttcttctgGGACAGTTGATTCATttgtaaatttaaaatttggaGTGTACCTACCATTTAATATTACACTGTTGAAGTCTTTACTGTGTGTAACATTCAGCTTTTGGTAATCTGATTCTTCTGATTTCCACAATGTCTAATCTTAGAAATTTAATCTTGGTGATTAAAATGCCATTGAGGTTCTTGATATAATACAGTCATTAACTTGGATTTCTATTCGTCAACCGTCTATGTTTGATGCCTTGGTTTGGTAAATTTGTGAATTCTTATTCTTTCTGTGCCAATTTTTGGGCTTTCACTCTGCAAGGTTGCCAGGAATGATTCTCGTTGTGTGGCTAAAACTGGAGGATTTTTAACAAGTGCTTCTTGCATTTTAATAAACATCTCGATTTGCATAGTTTGGAGTTAGGTTCTTATACAATTTGAGATATTTCATTGTTTTTATTCATCACGTTAATTCTCTCAAATGGGGCTCTATTGTGCTACTAGGGGGATAGTCTACTCAGAATTTTGAATGTTGCTGCCTTTGCGGTCTCTGGATATGCTTCATCTGAAGGTCGGCACTGTAAACCTTTCAATCCTTTGTTGGGGGAAACTTATGAAGCTCACTATCCTGATAAAGGATTTCGCTTTTTTTCTGAGAAGGTCAGTATCCAATAACCTTGTTAGCAGCACAGACAACTGATTTCTTCTTAAATAGTCCATCGAAGAATTAATACTGAGTTATGGAATGAGATTTGGACATAATTCTTCTTTTTGTGGCATTATGGTCCATTGGTCCAAGGTTTAGTTTGTCTGGGTGTTATGTTCTTTTAATGAAACCCTAAAGGGTGTTCCCAGTGCatgagggtcataatgtacacggCCGTACCCCCACttcgcagagaggctgttttgaACCCGTGActactaggtcacaatggagcaacctaaCCATTGTGCGCCAAGGCCTACCCTATTGTTTTAATGAAACCCTGATCCCAATGTCTTCGAGTAACATTGTAGTTAGCAAAGAGAATGTGCAAACCTTGTTTTGATATTAGAAATCAACTTCTGAATCccacaccccctccccccttgaggcccaaaaaaaacaaaaaataaggtGGGGAGGTTAAGGATTTCTAGTCATTACTGCAATTCATTTAAGGATTGCTTTCGAACCTTCAAATATTGTGCATAACTTAATCAAAGAAAATTGCAAGCCATGAGCATGCAGATGCTGGAGTTTCTAAGTAAAAGGTGTGTTTTAAGAAACACCATTTATTTGTAGTTTCTTGTGGTTTACAATCCATTGCCAACTTGTTTGTTTAAATTTGGAGTTCTCAAGTGTCGTGCCACAACTTTGCCAAGGTTCTTTGGTTTTGAACCTTGGATACGTTTAGTTTGTCATGGGAGATAAGAATGTAAATCATTCTTTGGTTAATGGTTGGAGGCCAAGTCCAAGGGGGTTGCATACTTGCATTTAtgcaatgtgtgtgtgtgtgtgtttttttttttttttttttttNNNNNNNNNNNNNNNNNNNNggggggggtgtggggtgtaTCTGACAGTCAAAGGATCTTGTAGTATTTGTCACCTTTTGTTTGGTGACTGCTAAATTTTACTACATAGCTATAAAATGGTTTAGTagtgatatttttttcttcttacacCATGGGGATTCTATGATTGCATGATTTCATGATTTGATCGCCAGGGTAATACCATTGGGCATGACTGTTTGATACCTGATATGATGATTTGTATGTATGCTATTTTATTCAGTTATGAAATTTAACCGTTTGTATTTCCACAAACATCTCAATGATATATGTGTTCTTAATTTGGATAATTGAACCTTTCACTGTCAGTGTAATTCCTTTTGAACCTAGGGTTAACATGTTCATTAATGGGAATGCTTTCCATACTGCCACAAACTGCAGGCAGAGTCCTACCTCTGTAAATCTTGAAAAGGCAGTGTTCAACCCAGATATGAGTCTTGAACTTGAATCTAGAGACTTACAATTTGCATGTTGAACTCTTTTAGTTTATATTTTCTTCATGGTATCGTAGAGCTGGTGGTGCCGATTTTGCTACATTTGTTTATTGTCTTCTGATTTTGGTTGATTTTGTTGCTGAATTATTTTTTGTCTGTCTATGATTAGTTGACATCCATATGCCTGTTTAACATTTCCTAAGTTTGTGCATCATTTCCGGAATAGGTTAGCCACCACCCCACACTCATTGCCTGCCACTGTGAAGGTAGAGGATGGAAATTCTGGGGGGACAGCAATTTGAGGACCAAATTCTGGGGGCGTTCAATCCAGCTTGATCCTGTGGGGGTTCTGACTCTGGAGTTTGATGATGGTGAAGTCTTTCAGTGGAGCAAGGTATGCATGGCTGCATTGTGCTTGTTCAATCAAAATAAGTATCTATATGTGCGTAAAATCTCATTTCCCTTTTCTATCCATTCCCCTTGTATTCTGAGCATGCTCATCCTGACAGGTCACAACAAATATTTACAATCTTATCCTTGGTAAAGTATATTGTGATCATCATGGGACAATGGATATACGGGGTAATCATCAATATTCTTGTAAGCTCAAGTTCAAGGAACAGTCCATACTTGACCGTAATCCTCACCAGGCATGTAATTTAATCTCAGTTTTGTAGTATGtgtgatgctttttttttttcttttgatggcAGCATATATCACATTTTCCTACCCACCTTATCCACTCTAGACATGCCAGTGTTCCAAGCCATTCAATAGGCATATTAACTCTTGAGTTAGACAAGCTCAAAAAGAATCAGCTCTGTTGACTCTAATTATCTTTGCTGATATTCCCCTAGCTTTTGGCAATGGAATGGTCCATAACCCTGCTTCTCATGTCATTTTGGACAAGGATGAGCAAGTATAAAATATCATGGTGCACCAGAATTGGATGTGGGTAAACAAGTATAAAATCTGATGCTGCAATTCCATTGTGATCGCCACTTATGCTGCCTAATCTTACATTCCTTATTTCAACTACTAATTTAGCCATATGTGCTGTGCATAGGTGCAAGGGACAGTTGAAGATGCGACGGGAAGAAAGGCTGCCTCTTTATTTGGAAAATGGGACGAGAGCATGTACTATGTCAATGGAGATTGCAATTTCAAGGCAAAGGGTTGTAACCCACCACCAGATGCCTCTCTGTTATGGAGAAGCAACAAGCCCATCCCCAATCTCACTCGGTACAACTTAACATCGTTTGCAATTACACTAAATGAGCTAACACCAGGGCTGAAGGTAGAGATGATATATTGAATCGGTTTTCTTGTATTCAACTTTAATTTTCCTCTTATTCATCTCTAATTGTCTGTTTCTGATCCAAGTGTTTGGTCACGGATTAAGGAGAAGCTTCCACCCACGGATTCAAGACTTAGACCAGACCAGAGGTGTCTAGAGAATGGGGAATACGAGAAAGCAAATGCCGAGAAGCTGCGTTTAGAGACGAGGCAAAGGATGGTATGTGTGGCACTATTTTTGTTACTTCTTTTTATTGAAGTTGCACAAATttgttttatagttttttttcatcTAATTGGTGGCATTTATGCTGGGAGTTGAGTAGCTGGATTAAAGTCAGTGTAGACATTTTCCTATACTTGTGGCAGAGTCAAACATCAAATGGACGGAATGTTTCATGTGTCTGTACAGTCCAGGGGTTAGGCCACTGTCCACATATCGTATGGATAGAATGGTTAATTTGGTTTCTAATCACCCAAGGGATTAGGGTTAGGAGGCCTCaagtaaaaccaaaatcaataacTTAAGTACGACCGTGCATGGTTTTTTGCCCATCCAAGGGTTTCAAGTACAACCGTGCATGGTGCACGGCCGTACATGAAACCTTTTTGCCTATATATGTATGTAGGATTTCATAATTTTCCCCCCTTTGAAtatccacatttttttttgcatgaaaGCATTTCTTTTTGGTTAAAGTTCAAGTTAGTGGTAGAATTCCTTCAACTTATTCATGAAGTTATTATTCCTTACAGTCAAGGACGTTACAAGAAAATGGCTGGAAGCCCAGATGGTTTCAGAAGGATGGTGAGGATGGACCTTTCCGCTACGTGGGTGGATATTGGGAAGCGAGGGAACAGAGAAAATGGGATGGATGCCCACAAATCTTTGGTGAATTTACTGAAGCGATTGCGGTTAATGCACAATAAATATCTGGATATGTGACACAGGTGTGTTTCTTGATGCCATTTCTTCTAGGAAATTCTGTTGATGTTGATTAGTCAACAGAAAAAAATGTTACTACGCATAGTGAGTTCTGAGTTCTATGATTCCATGCTGTGGTCACCCACAAGCACTTAGTAACATTAATGACTCaccttaattattttttggggtggggaaGTGTTTTCTTGGGGGGAGTGCAGTTTCTGCACATGCGTGAAGGCAATTGGAGTGCACAAAGAAGCATCCACATAGGGGTTTCcatttcatgaggggtgggtCGGGCATTTTGCCCTTGCGATTCCCTCCCcactcaaaagaaaaaatgtttttttcttaaatccTCAATTCTTCCCACCATAATATTTGGTGTTCTACAATGTTTTGCAGGTT
This window encodes:
- the LOC122082477 gene encoding oxysterol-binding protein-related protein 2A isoform X1; protein product: MRVKEMHPLCCISLESPSIGDRSPEVSAIKRGISSVSAGSDCIAGRETGSDVNVAGVLHKWTNYSKGWRSRWFLLRNGVLSYSKIQPSENLNILLTSDEVRLIGDASAGRLSRLDSKGRRKQEKPVGVVHLKISSFRESRSDDRRFYIFTATKTLHLRTNSKKDRVAWINALVSTRNLFSMKPLNDKLSHISNDLSVSTEKLRNRLLEDGINEVLIQDCEQIMQLEFSELQGQFRLLCEERSNLLDTLRQLEAANIEVEPPGLHDSQYQLTKHEYPGLGHGKYSEWSTTESSDDIEKQELEEVSDEDERIFFDTKDSFSVSSQHISGVVDHVDKCLNHLDDVDMMHAETEFSNCSYPHIERRKELPDPVEQEKGVSLWSMIKDNVGKDLTRVCLPVYFNEPISSLQKCCEDLEYSYLLDQAYECGKKGDSLLRILNVAAFAVSGYASSEGRHCKPFNPLLGETYEAHYPDKGFRFFSEKVSHHPTLIACHCEGRGWKFWGDSNLRTKFWGRSIQLDPVGVLTLEFDDGEVFQWSKVTTNIYNLILGKVYCDHHGTMDIRGNHQYSCKLKFKEQSILDRNPHQVQGTVEDATGRKAASLFGKWDESMYYVNGDCNFKAKGCNPPPDASLLWRSNKPIPNLTRYNLTSFAITLNELTPGLKEKLPPTDSRLRPDQRCLENGEYEKANAEKLRLETRQRMSRTLQENGWKPRWFQKDGEDGPFRYVGGYWEAREQRKWDGCPQIFGEFTEAIAVNAQ
- the LOC122082477 gene encoding oxysterol-binding protein-related protein 2A isoform X2, which gives rise to MKPLNDKLSHISNDLSVSTEKLRNRLLEDGINEVLIQDCEQIMQLEFSELQGQFRLLCEERSNLLDTLRQLEAANIEVEPPGLHDSQYQLTKHEYPGLGHGKYSEWSTTESSDDIEKQELEEVSDEDERIFFDTKDSFSVSSQHISGVVDHVDKCLNHLDDVDMMHAETEFSNCSYPHIERRKELPDPVEQEKGVSLWSMIKDNVGKDLTRVCLPVYFNEPISSLQKCCEDLEYSYLLDQAYECGKKGDSLLRILNVAAFAVSGYASSEGRHCKPFNPLLGETYEAHYPDKGFRFFSEKVSHHPTLIACHCEGRGWKFWGDSNLRTKFWGRSIQLDPVGVLTLEFDDGEVFQWSKVTTNIYNLILGKVYCDHHGTMDIRGNHQYSCKLKFKEQSILDRNPHQVQGTVEDATGRKAASLFGKWDESMYYVNGDCNFKAKGCNPPPDASLLWRSNKPIPNLTRYNLTSFAITLNELTPGLKEKLPPTDSRLRPDQRCLENGEYEKANAEKLRLETRQRMSRTLQENGWKPRWFQKDGEDGPFRYVGGYWEAREQRKWDGCPQIFGEFTEAIAVNAQ